The Malus sylvestris chromosome 12, drMalSylv7.2, whole genome shotgun sequence genome contains a region encoding:
- the LOC126591777 gene encoding phospholipase A(1) LCAT3-like, which yields MPGQCFCPCFDFEHDNRTSSQTEVEVEVEPVLLVSGIGGSILHSKRRKLGFDTRVWVRILLADLEFKKKLWSIYNPQTGYTETLDKKTEIVVPDDDYGLYAIDILDPCWFVKLIRLKEVYQFHDMIDMLVECGYKKGTTLFGYGYDFRQSNRIDKSMEGLKVKLETAYKASGGRKVNIISHSVGGLLVTCFMSLHTDVFSKYVSKWICIACPFQGAPGCINDSLLTGLQFVEGLGSYLFVSRWTMHQLLIECPSIYEMLANPKFNWKRPPEIQVWRNKSTDGETLVDLESYGPIESIPLFEEALKYNELNYDGETVALPFNHSILRWAAETRQVLNSAKLPDSVSFYNIYGTSFGTPFDVCYGSETAPIEDLSEICHSIPQYSYVDGDETVPAESAKADGIAAVERVAIAARHRELLRDKTVFQHILRWLGVEQKVSRHSKTSRVADASSNKRA from the exons ATGCCAGGCCAGTGCTTCTGCCCCTGTTTCGACTTTGAACATGACAACCGCACTTCCTCTCAAacggaggtggaggtggaggtggagccGGTGCTGCTGGTGTCGGGCATCGGAGGCTCCATTCTGCACTCCAAGAGGAGGAAGTTGGGCTTCGACACACGGGTCTGGGTCCGGATCTTATTGGCTGACTTGGAGTTCAAGAAGAAGCTCTGGTCTATCTACAATCCCCAAACAG GTTATACAGAAACGCTAGACAAAAAAACTGAAATTGTGGTCCCAGATGACGATTACGGCCTGTATGCCATTGATATTCTAGATCCTTGCTGG TTTGTCAAATTGATACGTTTGAAAGAGGTATACCAGTTCCATGATATGATTGATATGCTTGTCGAGTGTGGGTATAAAAAGGGAACCACTTTGTTTGGATACGGTTATGATTTTCGACAAAGCAAtag AATTGACAAGTCAATGGAGGGTCTTAAGGTGAAACTGGAAACTGCTTACAAGGCTTCTGGGGGTAGAAAAGTGAATATAATTTCGCATTCAGTGGGTGGACTGCTAGTCACATGCTTTATGTCACTCCATACTGAT GTATTTTCAAAGTACGTGAGTAAATGGATCTGCATAGCTTGCCCTTTTCAAG GTGCACCAGGATGCATCAATGATTCTCTCTTAACTGGATTGCAGTTTGTTGAAGGCTTGGGAAGTTACCTTTTTGTATCAAGGTGGACTATGCACCAGCTG TTGATTGAGTGTCCATCAATCTATGAGATGTTGGCAAATCCAAAATTTAATTGGAAAAGGCCGCCAGAAATTCAGGTTTGGAGGAACAAATCCACGGATGGGGAAACTTTGGTTGATTTGGAGTCTTATGGCCCAATTGAAAGCATCCCTTTGTTTGAAGAAGCATTGAAATATAATGAG CTAAATTATGATGGTGAAACGGTAGCTTTGCCATTTAACCATTCTATTCTCAGATGGGCTGCTGAGACTCGCCAAGTTTTGAACAGTGCTAAACTACCAGATAGCGTCAGCTTCTATAACATATATGGCACATCGTTCGGCACCCCTTTTGATGTTTG CTACGGTTCGGAGACAGCTCCAATTGAGGACCTGTCTGAAATATGCCATTCAATA CCTCAGTATTCTTATGTGGATGGAGATGAAACAGTTCCGGCTGAGTCAGCAAAG GCGGATGGAATTGCTGCAGTGGAAAGAGTAGCAATAGCTGCAAGGCACCGGGAACTATTACGGGACAAAACAGTTTTTCAACATATCCTAAGGTGGTTGGGAGTCGAACAGAAGGTCAGCAGACATTCTAAGACATCCAGAGTTGCAGACGCCTCTTCAAATAAGCGTGCttga
- the LOC126592462 gene encoding AP2-like ethylene-responsive transcription factor BBM1 isoform X2, with protein sequence MGSMNWLGFSLSPQEVVPADPMISEGADRRRHQHGQDLHDLSAQTTTPVSRFGFKYSDEISGTDASGDCFDLTYSHDDSSATTTAPKHHSLNHLPPSFGMLHQAAFNSQGADWNMNSSDSTNYKITSDHLSMLMGRSNSCNTLNLENHHNRHHQQPKLENFLGRDSFIADHHDHIQSSTNSAHAYNNNTASTNNTDYIFSRTASSLQLPLESAGPTDVINGDGAGGKINNNSSSSNIGLSMIKTWLRNQPAPQQQEMNKNDINGIGVSNKSTSTTASTTSAQTLSLSMSTAGATTAGDQTCSSDRDNNKQAIIRTAAVTTTQSGIDSQTSTSTAIEAVPRKSIDTFGQRTSIYRGVTRHRWTGRYEAHLWDNSCRREGQTRKGRQVYLGGYDKEEKAARAYDLAALKYWGTTTTTNFPISNYEKEVDEMKHMTRQEFVASLRRKSSGFSRGASIYRGVTRHHQHGRWQARIGRVAGNKDLYLGTFSTQEEAAEAYDIAAIKFRGLNAVTNFDMTRYDVKSILESSTLPIGGAAKRLKDVERAHHQHQHEMTLLADGHHRSTTDDQREKLMMMTRSTSTSNCHDQYHQQLINGDHHGMSVNNVWPTLALTQAAATAAHQAVAPPFGTSYYSAVPYNSNGGQRVWCKQEQDTNSQSFYQPQDYHHQDLHHHQLLQLGSTHNFFQPVNLMGNSTTTDSMEHSSGSNSVIYNGTTAGDHGGYIIPMGTVIANGHENNSNAFGDGSSDHDQVKTALSYENVFGSSSTTTAADAYNHTKSLYYLPVQAPQSSSVSSVGVAKGSSEYNNWVPIAVPTSTNNMAPFTVWNDTN encoded by the exons ATGGGTTCCATGAACTGGTTGGGGTTCTCTCTTTCCCCTCAAGAAGTTGTTCCGGCTGATCCAATGATATCCGAGGGTGCTGATCGTCGTCGTCATCAGCACGGCCAAGATCTTCATGACTTATCTGCCCAAACCACCACACCAGTCTCTCGCTTCGGCTTCAAGTACTCTGATGAAATCTCCGGTACCGATGCCTCCGGCGACTGCTTTGATCTCACTTATTCTCATGACGACTCATCCGCCACTACTACTGCTCCTAAGCATCATTCCCTCAACCACCTCCCTCCATCTTTTGGAATGCTTCATCAAGCTGCGTTCAACTCCCAAG GTGCAGATTGGAACATGAACTCATCGGATAGCACCAACTACAAGATCACATCAGACCACCTCTCTATGCTGATGGGAAGAAGTAACTCATGCAATACCCTAAACCTTGAAAACCATCATAATCGTCATCATCAACAGCCAAAGCTCGAAAACTTCCTGGGCCGAGACTCTTTCATTGCGGATCATCACGATCACATCCAGAGTAGCACTAATTCTGCGCATGCATACAATAATAACACTGCCAGTACTAATAACACTGACTACATCTTCTCCAGAACCGCCTCTTCTTTGCAGCTTCCATTAGAGAGTGCCGGTCCCACAGATGTCATCAACGGAGACGGTGCAGGCGGGAAAATTAATAACAACAGTAGCAGCTCGAATATTGGGCTTTCTATGATCAAGACGTGGCTGAGGAATCAACCGGCACCTCAGCAGCAAGAGATGAACAAAAACGATATCAATGGCATCGGTGTCTCCAACAAAAGTACTAGTACTACCGCTAGTACTACCAGTGCGCAGACTCTTTCGCTTTCGATGAGTACTGCAGGTGCTACTACTGCTGGAGATCAAACCTGTTCGTCAGATCGAGATAATAATAAGCAGGCAATTATTAGGACTGCCGCTGTAACCACTACTCAGTCTGGGATCGATAGCCAGACTAGTACTTCTACTGCTATTGAGGCTGTGCCCAGAAAGTCCATTGATACATTTGGGCAGAGAACTTCTATATACCGTGGTGTAACCAG GCACAGATGGACAGGTAGATATGAAGCTCATTTGTGGGATAATAGTTGCcgaagagagggacaaactcgGAAGGGAAGGCAAG TTTATCTGG GTGGTTATGACAAGGAAGAAAAGGCAGCAAGAGCTTATGACCTAGCAGCATTGAAATATTGGGGTACAACAACCACTACAAACTTCCCG ATTAGCAACTATGAGAAAGAGGTAGACGAAATGAAGCACATGACAAGACAGGAATTTGTTGCATCTTTGCGAAG GAAGAGTAGTGGGTTTTCTCGTGGTGCATCCATTTATCGAGGAGTAACAAG ACACCACCAGCATGGGAGATGGCAAGCAAGGATTGGAAGAGTAGCAGGGAACAAAGATCTCTACCTGGGAACATTCA gtactCAGGAGGAAGCAGCAGAGGCGTATGACATCGCAGCCATAAAATTCCGGGGACTAAATGCAGTAACAAACTTTGACATGACAAGATACGACGTGAAGTCGATTCTGGAGAGCAGCACATTGCCCATTGGTGGTGCTGCGAAGCGACTGAAAGACGTTGAGCGGGCACATCACCAGCATCAGCATGAGATGACTCTACTGGCTGACGGACACCACAGATCAACGACGGACGATCAACGCGAAAAGCTGATGATGATGACTCGTAGTACTAGTACTAGTAATTGTCACGATCAATATCATCAGCAACTGATAAATGGCGATCATCATGGAATGAGCGTAAATAACGTCTGGCCAACTCTTGCATTGACCCAAGCCGCCGCCACCGCTGCTCATCAGGCCGTGGCCCCGCCTTTTGGGACGTCTTATTACTCAGCAGTGCCATATAATTCTAATGGCGGGCAGAGGGTTTGGTGCAAGCAAGAGCAAGACACTAATTCTCAAAGCTTTTATCAGCCACAAGATTATCATCATCAagatcttcatcatcatcaactaCTTCAGTTGGGAAGTACCCACAATTTCTTTCAGCCAGTCAACCTCATGGGAAATAGTACTACAACGGATTCTATGGAACATAGCTCAGGTTCTAATTCTGTCATATACAATGGTACTACTGCCGGAGATCACGGTGGCTATATTATCCCTATGGGGACGGTTATAGCTAATGGTCATGAGAATAATAGTAATGCTTTTGGAGATGGCAGTTCCGATCATGATCAGGTAAAAACGGCGCTAAGTTATGAAAATGTGTTTGGCTCAAGTAGTACTACTACCGCTGCGGATGCTTATAATCATACAAAGAGCTTGTATTATCTTCCGGTTCAGGCGCCGCAGTCATCATCAGTTTCATCAGTAGGCGTAGCGAAGGGAAGCAGCGAGTATAACAATTGGGTGCCAATAGCAGTTCCAACATCTACTAACAATATGGCTCCTTTCACAGTCTGGAATGACACAAATTAA
- the LOC126592462 gene encoding AP2-like ethylene-responsive transcription factor BBM1 isoform X1 has translation MGSMNWLGFSLSPQEVVPADPMISEGADRRRHQHGQDLHDLSAQTTTPVSRFGFKYSDEISGTDASGDCFDLTYSHDDSSATTTAPKHHSLNHLPPSFGMLHQAAFNSQAGADWNMNSSDSTNYKITSDHLSMLMGRSNSCNTLNLENHHNRHHQQPKLENFLGRDSFIADHHDHIQSSTNSAHAYNNNTASTNNTDYIFSRTASSLQLPLESAGPTDVINGDGAGGKINNNSSSSNIGLSMIKTWLRNQPAPQQQEMNKNDINGIGVSNKSTSTTASTTSAQTLSLSMSTAGATTAGDQTCSSDRDNNKQAIIRTAAVTTTQSGIDSQTSTSTAIEAVPRKSIDTFGQRTSIYRGVTRHRWTGRYEAHLWDNSCRREGQTRKGRQVYLGGYDKEEKAARAYDLAALKYWGTTTTTNFPISNYEKEVDEMKHMTRQEFVASLRRKSSGFSRGASIYRGVTRHHQHGRWQARIGRVAGNKDLYLGTFSTQEEAAEAYDIAAIKFRGLNAVTNFDMTRYDVKSILESSTLPIGGAAKRLKDVERAHHQHQHEMTLLADGHHRSTTDDQREKLMMMTRSTSTSNCHDQYHQQLINGDHHGMSVNNVWPTLALTQAAATAAHQAVAPPFGTSYYSAVPYNSNGGQRVWCKQEQDTNSQSFYQPQDYHHQDLHHHQLLQLGSTHNFFQPVNLMGNSTTTDSMEHSSGSNSVIYNGTTAGDHGGYIIPMGTVIANGHENNSNAFGDGSSDHDQVKTALSYENVFGSSSTTTAADAYNHTKSLYYLPVQAPQSSSVSSVGVAKGSSEYNNWVPIAVPTSTNNMAPFTVWNDTN, from the exons ATGGGTTCCATGAACTGGTTGGGGTTCTCTCTTTCCCCTCAAGAAGTTGTTCCGGCTGATCCAATGATATCCGAGGGTGCTGATCGTCGTCGTCATCAGCACGGCCAAGATCTTCATGACTTATCTGCCCAAACCACCACACCAGTCTCTCGCTTCGGCTTCAAGTACTCTGATGAAATCTCCGGTACCGATGCCTCCGGCGACTGCTTTGATCTCACTTATTCTCATGACGACTCATCCGCCACTACTACTGCTCCTAAGCATCATTCCCTCAACCACCTCCCTCCATCTTTTGGAATGCTTCATCAAGCTGCGTTCAACTCCCAAG CAGGTGCAGATTGGAACATGAACTCATCGGATAGCACCAACTACAAGATCACATCAGACCACCTCTCTATGCTGATGGGAAGAAGTAACTCATGCAATACCCTAAACCTTGAAAACCATCATAATCGTCATCATCAACAGCCAAAGCTCGAAAACTTCCTGGGCCGAGACTCTTTCATTGCGGATCATCACGATCACATCCAGAGTAGCACTAATTCTGCGCATGCATACAATAATAACACTGCCAGTACTAATAACACTGACTACATCTTCTCCAGAACCGCCTCTTCTTTGCAGCTTCCATTAGAGAGTGCCGGTCCCACAGATGTCATCAACGGAGACGGTGCAGGCGGGAAAATTAATAACAACAGTAGCAGCTCGAATATTGGGCTTTCTATGATCAAGACGTGGCTGAGGAATCAACCGGCACCTCAGCAGCAAGAGATGAACAAAAACGATATCAATGGCATCGGTGTCTCCAACAAAAGTACTAGTACTACCGCTAGTACTACCAGTGCGCAGACTCTTTCGCTTTCGATGAGTACTGCAGGTGCTACTACTGCTGGAGATCAAACCTGTTCGTCAGATCGAGATAATAATAAGCAGGCAATTATTAGGACTGCCGCTGTAACCACTACTCAGTCTGGGATCGATAGCCAGACTAGTACTTCTACTGCTATTGAGGCTGTGCCCAGAAAGTCCATTGATACATTTGGGCAGAGAACTTCTATATACCGTGGTGTAACCAG GCACAGATGGACAGGTAGATATGAAGCTCATTTGTGGGATAATAGTTGCcgaagagagggacaaactcgGAAGGGAAGGCAAG TTTATCTGG GTGGTTATGACAAGGAAGAAAAGGCAGCAAGAGCTTATGACCTAGCAGCATTGAAATATTGGGGTACAACAACCACTACAAACTTCCCG ATTAGCAACTATGAGAAAGAGGTAGACGAAATGAAGCACATGACAAGACAGGAATTTGTTGCATCTTTGCGAAG GAAGAGTAGTGGGTTTTCTCGTGGTGCATCCATTTATCGAGGAGTAACAAG ACACCACCAGCATGGGAGATGGCAAGCAAGGATTGGAAGAGTAGCAGGGAACAAAGATCTCTACCTGGGAACATTCA gtactCAGGAGGAAGCAGCAGAGGCGTATGACATCGCAGCCATAAAATTCCGGGGACTAAATGCAGTAACAAACTTTGACATGACAAGATACGACGTGAAGTCGATTCTGGAGAGCAGCACATTGCCCATTGGTGGTGCTGCGAAGCGACTGAAAGACGTTGAGCGGGCACATCACCAGCATCAGCATGAGATGACTCTACTGGCTGACGGACACCACAGATCAACGACGGACGATCAACGCGAAAAGCTGATGATGATGACTCGTAGTACTAGTACTAGTAATTGTCACGATCAATATCATCAGCAACTGATAAATGGCGATCATCATGGAATGAGCGTAAATAACGTCTGGCCAACTCTTGCATTGACCCAAGCCGCCGCCACCGCTGCTCATCAGGCCGTGGCCCCGCCTTTTGGGACGTCTTATTACTCAGCAGTGCCATATAATTCTAATGGCGGGCAGAGGGTTTGGTGCAAGCAAGAGCAAGACACTAATTCTCAAAGCTTTTATCAGCCACAAGATTATCATCATCAagatcttcatcatcatcaactaCTTCAGTTGGGAAGTACCCACAATTTCTTTCAGCCAGTCAACCTCATGGGAAATAGTACTACAACGGATTCTATGGAACATAGCTCAGGTTCTAATTCTGTCATATACAATGGTACTACTGCCGGAGATCACGGTGGCTATATTATCCCTATGGGGACGGTTATAGCTAATGGTCATGAGAATAATAGTAATGCTTTTGGAGATGGCAGTTCCGATCATGATCAGGTAAAAACGGCGCTAAGTTATGAAAATGTGTTTGGCTCAAGTAGTACTACTACCGCTGCGGATGCTTATAATCATACAAAGAGCTTGTATTATCTTCCGGTTCAGGCGCCGCAGTCATCATCAGTTTCATCAGTAGGCGTAGCGAAGGGAAGCAGCGAGTATAACAATTGGGTGCCAATAGCAGTTCCAACATCTACTAACAATATGGCTCCTTTCACAGTCTGGAATGACACAAATTAA
- the LOC126592462 gene encoding AP2-like ethylene-responsive transcription factor BBM1 isoform X3 yields MNSSDSTNYKITSDHLSMLMGRSNSCNTLNLENHHNRHHQQPKLENFLGRDSFIADHHDHIQSSTNSAHAYNNNTASTNNTDYIFSRTASSLQLPLESAGPTDVINGDGAGGKINNNSSSSNIGLSMIKTWLRNQPAPQQQEMNKNDINGIGVSNKSTSTTASTTSAQTLSLSMSTAGATTAGDQTCSSDRDNNKQAIIRTAAVTTTQSGIDSQTSTSTAIEAVPRKSIDTFGQRTSIYRGVTRHRWTGRYEAHLWDNSCRREGQTRKGRQVYLGGYDKEEKAARAYDLAALKYWGTTTTTNFPISNYEKEVDEMKHMTRQEFVASLRRKSSGFSRGASIYRGVTRHHQHGRWQARIGRVAGNKDLYLGTFSTQEEAAEAYDIAAIKFRGLNAVTNFDMTRYDVKSILESSTLPIGGAAKRLKDVERAHHQHQHEMTLLADGHHRSTTDDQREKLMMMTRSTSTSNCHDQYHQQLINGDHHGMSVNNVWPTLALTQAAATAAHQAVAPPFGTSYYSAVPYNSNGGQRVWCKQEQDTNSQSFYQPQDYHHQDLHHHQLLQLGSTHNFFQPVNLMGNSTTTDSMEHSSGSNSVIYNGTTAGDHGGYIIPMGTVIANGHENNSNAFGDGSSDHDQVKTALSYENVFGSSSTTTAADAYNHTKSLYYLPVQAPQSSSVSSVGVAKGSSEYNNWVPIAVPTSTNNMAPFTVWNDTN; encoded by the exons ATGAACTCATCGGATAGCACCAACTACAAGATCACATCAGACCACCTCTCTATGCTGATGGGAAGAAGTAACTCATGCAATACCCTAAACCTTGAAAACCATCATAATCGTCATCATCAACAGCCAAAGCTCGAAAACTTCCTGGGCCGAGACTCTTTCATTGCGGATCATCACGATCACATCCAGAGTAGCACTAATTCTGCGCATGCATACAATAATAACACTGCCAGTACTAATAACACTGACTACATCTTCTCCAGAACCGCCTCTTCTTTGCAGCTTCCATTAGAGAGTGCCGGTCCCACAGATGTCATCAACGGAGACGGTGCAGGCGGGAAAATTAATAACAACAGTAGCAGCTCGAATATTGGGCTTTCTATGATCAAGACGTGGCTGAGGAATCAACCGGCACCTCAGCAGCAAGAGATGAACAAAAACGATATCAATGGCATCGGTGTCTCCAACAAAAGTACTAGTACTACCGCTAGTACTACCAGTGCGCAGACTCTTTCGCTTTCGATGAGTACTGCAGGTGCTACTACTGCTGGAGATCAAACCTGTTCGTCAGATCGAGATAATAATAAGCAGGCAATTATTAGGACTGCCGCTGTAACCACTACTCAGTCTGGGATCGATAGCCAGACTAGTACTTCTACTGCTATTGAGGCTGTGCCCAGAAAGTCCATTGATACATTTGGGCAGAGAACTTCTATATACCGTGGTGTAACCAG GCACAGATGGACAGGTAGATATGAAGCTCATTTGTGGGATAATAGTTGCcgaagagagggacaaactcgGAAGGGAAGGCAAG TTTATCTGG GTGGTTATGACAAGGAAGAAAAGGCAGCAAGAGCTTATGACCTAGCAGCATTGAAATATTGGGGTACAACAACCACTACAAACTTCCCG ATTAGCAACTATGAGAAAGAGGTAGACGAAATGAAGCACATGACAAGACAGGAATTTGTTGCATCTTTGCGAAG GAAGAGTAGTGGGTTTTCTCGTGGTGCATCCATTTATCGAGGAGTAACAAG ACACCACCAGCATGGGAGATGGCAAGCAAGGATTGGAAGAGTAGCAGGGAACAAAGATCTCTACCTGGGAACATTCA gtactCAGGAGGAAGCAGCAGAGGCGTATGACATCGCAGCCATAAAATTCCGGGGACTAAATGCAGTAACAAACTTTGACATGACAAGATACGACGTGAAGTCGATTCTGGAGAGCAGCACATTGCCCATTGGTGGTGCTGCGAAGCGACTGAAAGACGTTGAGCGGGCACATCACCAGCATCAGCATGAGATGACTCTACTGGCTGACGGACACCACAGATCAACGACGGACGATCAACGCGAAAAGCTGATGATGATGACTCGTAGTACTAGTACTAGTAATTGTCACGATCAATATCATCAGCAACTGATAAATGGCGATCATCATGGAATGAGCGTAAATAACGTCTGGCCAACTCTTGCATTGACCCAAGCCGCCGCCACCGCTGCTCATCAGGCCGTGGCCCCGCCTTTTGGGACGTCTTATTACTCAGCAGTGCCATATAATTCTAATGGCGGGCAGAGGGTTTGGTGCAAGCAAGAGCAAGACACTAATTCTCAAAGCTTTTATCAGCCACAAGATTATCATCATCAagatcttcatcatcatcaactaCTTCAGTTGGGAAGTACCCACAATTTCTTTCAGCCAGTCAACCTCATGGGAAATAGTACTACAACGGATTCTATGGAACATAGCTCAGGTTCTAATTCTGTCATATACAATGGTACTACTGCCGGAGATCACGGTGGCTATATTATCCCTATGGGGACGGTTATAGCTAATGGTCATGAGAATAATAGTAATGCTTTTGGAGATGGCAGTTCCGATCATGATCAGGTAAAAACGGCGCTAAGTTATGAAAATGTGTTTGGCTCAAGTAGTACTACTACCGCTGCGGATGCTTATAATCATACAAAGAGCTTGTATTATCTTCCGGTTCAGGCGCCGCAGTCATCATCAGTTTCATCAGTAGGCGTAGCGAAGGGAAGCAGCGAGTATAACAATTGGGTGCCAATAGCAGTTCCAACATCTACTAACAATATGGCTCCTTTCACAGTCTGGAATGACACAAATTAA
- the LOC126592708 gene encoding protein FAR1-RELATED SEQUENCE 5-like produces the protein MTHESDGASVGTSLVDMSHLFGQDDDDDDDDQRTPSSCKDGSSLVQPHEPYVGQEFDSQESALAFYNAYATRMGFVTRMNDMYRSKHDGTVIGRTLVCNKEGFRKPDRRDKKTLKPRAQTRVGCRAMLSIKKLSVGKWVVTWFVREHTHALTPNKALKGLINDQVPDDKTKIAELTNELFLERKRSAALREIVDLLFNHIEEHTQDLSKKVQHVVENVKELESEGKNRRSLG, from the exons ATGACTCA TGAATCTGATGGTGCATCGGTAGGAACTTCTCTTGTAGATATGAGTCATCTTTTTGGAcaggatgatgatgatgatgatgatgatcaaaGGACTCCAAGTTCTTGTAAAGATGGATCAAGTCTAGTCCAACCACATGAGCCGTATGTGGGTCAGGAATTCGACTCACAAGAAAGTGCACTGGCATTTTATAATGCCTATGCCACTCGTATGGGTTTTGTTACTCGTATGAACGATATGTATCGATCCAAACACGATGGAACCGTCATTGGGCGGACATTGGTATGCAACAAAGAGGGTTTCCGAAAGCCTGACAGGCGTGACAAGAAGACCCTAAAGCCTCGGGCTCAAACTAGGGTAGGTTGTAGGGCAATGCTGTCCATCAAGAAACTCAGTGTTGGGAAATGGGTTGTTACATGGTTCGTTAGGGAGCACACTCATGCATTGACTCCCAACAAAGCTCTAAAAGGACTGATCAATGATCAAGTACCG GACGATAAGACAAAGATTGCAGAGTTAACTAACGAGCTCTTCCTCGAGAGAAAGCGGTCTGCTGCACTTAGAGAAATAGTTGATcttctatttaatcacattgAGGAACATACGCAAGACCTGTCGAAGAAAGTTCAGCATGTTGTCGAAAATGTCAAGGAGCTTGAATCGGAAGGGAAAAACCGTCGTAGCCTCGGATAG